One Podospora pseudopauciseta strain CBS 411.78 chromosome 5 map unlocalized CBS411.78m_5, whole genome shotgun sequence DNA window includes the following coding sequences:
- the RPT3 gene encoding 26S proteasome regulatory subunit 6B (COG:O; EggNog:ENOG503NUMF), translating into MGDVLVESAANSVQPHKKSIPSTIPSIENFEGVTTEGNDEYENLKRLQRQLEYIQLQEEYIKDEQSRRGTGAKPFGVRSLKRELVRAQEEIKRIQSVPLVIGQFMEAIDQNTGIVQSSTGSNYVVRILSTLDREKLKPSSSVALHRHSNALVDILPPEADSSIAMLGADEKPDVTYADVGGLDMQKQEIREAVELPLTHFDLYKQIGIDPPRGVLLYGPPGTGKTMLVKAVANSTTANFIRVVGSEFVQKYLGEGPRMVRDVFRMARENAPAIIFIDEIDAIATKRFDAQTGADREVQRILLELLNQMDGFDQTANVKVIMATNRADTLDPALLRPGRLDRKIEFPNLRDRRERRLIFTTIAGKMSLAPEVDLDSLITRNDPLSGAVIAAIMQEAGLRAVRKNRYNIIQSDLEDAYSSQVKGTTDENKFDFYK; encoded by the exons ATGGGTGACGTCCTGGTCGAAAGCGCTGCCAACAGCGTCCAGCCTCACAAGAAGAgcatcccctccaccatccctAGCATCGAGAACTTCGAGGGCGTAACGACAGAGGGCAACGATGAGTACGAGAACCTCAAGCGGCTGCAACGGCAGCTGGAGTACATTCAGCTGCAGGAGGAGTACATCAAGGACGAGCAAAG TCGACGTGGGACAGGAGCTAAACCTTTTGGTGTTAGGAGTCTGAAGCGTGAGCTGGTGCGGGCacaggaggagatcaagcgCATCCAGAGCGTCCCCCTGGTCATCGGCCAGTTCATGGAGGCCATTGACCAAAA CACTGGCATCGTTCAGTCCTCCACCGGCAGCAACTACGTCGTCCGCATCCTGTCCACCCTCGACCGCGAGAAGCtcaagccctcctcctcggtcgccctccaccgccacTCCAATGCCCTCgtcgacatcctcccccccgaaGCCGACTCCTCCATCGCCATGCTCGGCGCCGACGAAAAGCCCGACGTGACCTACGCCGACGTTGGTGGTCTCGACATGCAAAAGCAGGAAATCCGCGAGGCCGTCGAGCTCCCTCTCACCCATTTCGACCTCTACAAGCAAATTGGCATCGACCCTCCCCGCGGTGTTCTCCTCTACGGCCCCCCCGGTACCGGCAAGACGATGCTTGTCAAGGCCGTCGCCAACTCGACCACGGCCAATTTCATCCGCGTGGTCGGGTCCGAGTTCGTCCAGAAATATCTCGGTGAAGGCCCCCGCATGGTCCGCGACGTCTTCCGCATGGCTCGCGAGAACGCCCcggccatcatcttcatcgacGAAATCGACGCCATCGCCACGAAGCGTTTCGATGCTCAGACCGGTGCCGATCGGGAAGTCCAGCGTATCCTGCTCGAACTCCTCAACCAAATGGATGGTTTCGACCAGACGGCCAACGTCAAGGTCATCATGGCCACCAACCGAGCCGACACGCTTGATCCTGCCCTTCTCCGTCCCGGCCGGCTCGATCGCAAGATTGAGTTCCCCAACCTTCGTGATCGCCGTGAGAGGAGACTGATCTTTACGACGATTGCGGGCAAGATGAGCTTGGCGCCAGAGGTTGACTTGGATAGTTTGATTACGAGGAACGATCCGCTGAGCGGCGCCGTGATTGCGGCGATTATGCAGGAGGCGGGGCTGAGGGCGGTGAGAAAGAATAGGTACAACATTATTCAGAGCGATTTGGAGGATGCGTATAGCAGCCAGGTGAAGGGGACGACGGATGAGAACAAGTTTGATTTTTACAAATAA
- a CDS encoding uncharacterized protein (EggNog:ENOG503P5ZA): protein MDNMPTSIAIPDQRHRQANRQDGSSPSSYSSSPSTPGHSPKASPRAPQKQKVHARRPSLLSSAFTKQECTTIRIGGEDHEGPMRLVTYLERGQGFVWNPEIFLPSMSDFEYTPLDQRRDPIVEIHISDEEIKKMLPQ from the exons ATGGACAACATGCCTACCTCGATCGCCATTCCCGACCAGCGCCATCGCCAGGCGAACCGCCAGGATGgctcgtcgccgtcgtcgtacTCTAGCTCCCCGAGCACGCCAGGCCACTCTCCCAAGGCCTCACCTAGGGCTCCTCAGAAGCAAAAGGTGCACGCCAGACGACCCAGCCTTTTGA GCTCTGCTTTCACCAAGCAGGAGTGCACGACCATCCGGATTGGCGGCGAGGATCACGAAGGACCCATGAGACTG GTGACCTACCTCGAGAGGGGACAAGGCTTCGTCTGGAATCCCGAAATCTTCCTGCCATCCATGAGCGACTTTGAATACACCCCGCTCGACCAGCGCCGTGATCCCATCGTCGAGATCCACATCAGTGacgaggagatcaagaaaATGCTGCCTCAATAA
- a CDS encoding uncharacterized protein (COG:S; EggNog:ENOG503P36R): protein MDDSIQRKIELQSPDDLRYLITNVRKAATDSINAAFPPVLDDEGNPIPQEEDELRNEIDKLVNDYITRLFTLSLPSLSINGSLSAPPSPKTLFSSDPQDHHNPQTDHYEPFDPRKRDRIESLVSQEEDLLRSIAQLKRRVPAATASAYMTATNSQIATDEEMLSAVLQRAREEGSESGKKALEGMGELDRQEVVEGTYTKAVETLGRLKRDMPAVVAKMERARVAGGYVVGKQNK, encoded by the exons atggACGACTCCATCCAGCGAAAAATCGAACTCCAATCCCCAGACGACCTCCGGtacctcatcaccaacgtcCGTAAAGCAGCGACCGATAGCATCAACGCCGCTTTCCCCCCCGTCCTCGACGACGAAGggaaccccatcccccaagaggaagacgagTTGCGCAACGAGATTGATAAGCTGGTAAACGAC TACATAACCcgcctcttcaccctctccctcccctccctctcaataAACGGCTCCCTCTCggcccccccctcccccaaaaccctcttctcctccgacCCGCAAGACCAtcacaacccccaaaccgACCACTACGAACCCTTCGACCCCCGCAAGCGCGACAGGATCGAGTCCCTCGTCTCCCAAGAGGAagacctcctccgctccaTCGCCCAGCTCAAGCGGCGCGTCCCCGCCGCGACCGCATCCGCCTACATGACCGCCACAAACTCCCAGATAGCCACAGACGAGGAGATGCTTTCGGCAGTGCTGCAACgggcgagggaggaaggGTCGGAAAGCGGGAAAAAGGCACTCGAGGGAATGGGCGAGTTGGATAGACaggaggttgtcgagggGACGTACACCAAGGCGGTGGAGACGCTGGGGAGGCTGAAGAGAGACATGCCCGCTGTTgtggccaagatggagagggcgagggtggcgggTGGGTATGTGGTTGGTAAACAGAACAAGtga
- the SEC14 gene encoding cytosolic factor, phosphatidylinositol/phosphatidylcholine transfer protein (COG:I; EggNog:ENOG503NW62) — MAAAAPVPRPLELDPKYDDYDFPTTAAVPLSGHAGYLTAEQQAQVSQLRLMLESEGYTKRLDTLTLLRFLRARKFDVNLSKQMFIECEKWRQETNLDDVVPNWDYPEKEEVFKYYPQYYHKTDKDGRPVYIEQLGNIDLTAMYKITTAERMLTNLAVEYERVADPRLPACSRKSGVLLETCCTVMDLKGVGISKAPQVFNYVKQASVLSQNYYPERLGRLYLINAPWGFSTVWGVVKAWLDPVTVQKIHVLGSGYQKELLAQVPAENLPKQFGGSCECAGGCQFSDMGPWREEQWAKPAKWEKKEGAAAAAPAADATIQNAGADVKEGGAAAAAGQGNAALPVDVKADAPAPAAA, encoded by the exons ATGGCTGCCGCCGCGCCTGTCCCCCGCCCCTTGGAGCTCGACCCCAAGTACGATGACTACGACTTCCcgaccaccgccgccgtcccCCTGAGCGGACATGCTGGCTACCTGACGGCGGAACAACAAGCTCAGGTCTCGCAGCTGCGTCTGATGCTCGAGTCTGAGGGCTACACCAAGCGTCTCGACACGCTCACACTG CTCCGCTTCCTCCGTGCCCGCAAGTTCGATGTCAACCTCTCCAAGCAAAT GTTCATCGAGTGCGAGAAGTGGAGGCAAGAGaccaacctcgacgacgTCGTCCCCAACTGGGACTACcccgagaaggaggaggtcttCAAGTACTACCCCCAGTACTACCACAAGACCGACAAG GATGGCCGGCCCGTCTACATCGAGCAGCTCGGCAACATTGATCTCACAGCCATGTACAAGATCACCACGGCCGAGCGCATGCTGACCAACCTCGCGGTCGAGTACGAGCGCGTCGCCGACCCCCGCCTCCCGGCCTGCTCCCGCAAGTCGGGCGTCCTCCTCGAGACGTGCTGCACCGTCATGGATCTCAAGGGCGTCGGCATCTCCAAGGCGCCCCAGGTGTTCAACTATGTCAAGCAGGCCAGCGTCCTGAGCCAAAACTACTACCCCGAACGCCTCGGTCGTCTGTATCTGATCAACGCTCCTTGGGGCTTCAGCACCGTCTGGGGGGTCGTGAAGGCGTGGCTTGATCCGGTGACGGTGCAGAAGATTCATGTGTTGGGCAGCGGGTACCAGAAGGAGTTGTTGGCGCAGGTTCCTGCCGAGAACCTGCCTAAGCAGTTTGGTGGTTCGTGCGAGTGTGCGGGCGGTTGCCAGTTTAGCGACATGGGTCCTTGGCGCGAGGAGCAGTGGGCCAAGCCGGCCaagtgggagaagaaggagggtgctgctgctgctgctcctgcggcGGATGCCACTATTCAGAATGCTGGTGCGGATGtgaaggagggtggtgctgctgctgctgccgggcAGGGGAATGCGGCTCTTCCGGTGGACGTCAAGGCTGATGCTCCTGCTCCGGCGGCTGCGTAG
- a CDS encoding uncharacterized protein (EggNog:ENOG503P2I0; COG:E; COG:U), giving the protein MTSILCLAHYCDLHGPTPLMVTEGLPVPCNVCYDDELHDRPGSGPDRPRSSVPMPGGESTQATTAVTEALRRMNFADARRNSSLPAAEQEAQTHRAALRRAAQVAASSLSGGLGGSAVETPPQSPQLPPEGAPPNSKQQQHQQQQQQQSKPWQDSSFRKTYDDYVTRRAGPCDNCALTLPKLQPGSGGVGADSRPERGPTLRSKAPCARVYNTTSPPTSQSSSSTASEDESSNPTLRPTHRRTPTAASVASRSSESSSVANMNSHTHYLEYISTHEPLAPSSFSIVRASCLRTLSLETLPRAPQTSPTNPSAMSTPCASPITPAFVTTHSVGNAVSGGPIFFGDPAAGYTTAYIFRIPDVHARGHKRVYAFLALSTHRERLAMKTFGYVASAFRDMATWIQALAEAEAERALAESTGGSNASSPIMPGPGYGSFAMGEPPPQQQQQQQQQGNNNERSSFLTGGMGGLSRRMGSGFAGAGGGVALKQRGLAELVGMPDFFLELHTKFVKLLLELGVAMGT; this is encoded by the exons ATGACGTCGATA CTGTGTCTGGCCCACTACTGTGATCTTCACGGGCCCACGCCCCTGATGGTCACCGAGGGGCTGCCAGTCCCCTGCAACGTATGCTATGACGATGAGCTGCATGACCGTCCCGGGTCAGGCCCCGACCGGCCGCGCTCCAGCGTTCCGATGCCGGGAGGAGAGTCAACGcaagccaccaccgctgTCACGGAGGCGCTTCGACGAATGAACTTTGCAGACGCCCGGCGGAACTCGTCACTTCCAGCAGCCGAACAAGAGGCTCAAACCCACAGGGCCGCCCTACGACGTGCCGCGCAGGTAGCAGCATCATCTTTATCTGGCGGTCTCGGCGGTTCGGCGGTggaaacaccaccacagagCCCACAACTACCACCAGAAGGAGCACCACCCAACTcaaaacagcagcagcatcagcagcagcagcagcagcagtccaAACCATGGCAAGACTCGTCCTTCCGCAAGACATATGATGATTATGTGACCCGCCGAGCCGGGCCGTGTGACAACTGCGCCTTGACTCTACCAAAACTTCAGCCCGGAAGCGGCGGCGTCGGGGCGGACTCCCGACCCGAACGCGGTCCTACTTTGCGCTCCAAGGCGCCTTGCGCAAGAGTGTacaacaccacctcaccaccaacatcacagtcttcttcttctaccGCATCCGAGGATGAgtcctccaacccaacactTCGACCAACCCACCGCCGCACGCCCACCGCAGCGTCGGTCGCCTCCCGCTCGAGCGAAAGCAGCTCGGTGGCTAACATGAACTCACACACTCACTACCTAGAGTACATCTCCACCCACGAACCCCTGGCCCCCTCATCCTTTTCCATCGTCCGGGCTTCTTGTCTGCGGACATTGTCGCTAGAAACTCTACCTAGAGCGCCACAAACCTCACCTACCAACCCGTCAGCCATGTCCACCCCTTGCGCCTCACCCATCACACCCGCCTTTGTGACCACCCACAGCGTAGGCAACGCCGTATCAGGCGGCCCCATCTTCTTTGGCGACCCGGCAGCGGGTTACACCACGGCCTACATTTTCCGCATCCCAGATGTGCACGCCCGCGGCCATAAGCGGGTGTACGCCTTTTTAGCCTTGTCGACCCACCGCGAACGCCTCGCCATGAAAACTTTTGGGTATGTCGCCTCAGCCTTTAGGGACATGGCAACCTGGATCCAAGCCCTCGCCGAAGCGGAAGCCGAGCGCGCCCTTGCCGAATCGACGGGCGGTAGCAACGCCTCGAGTCCGATAATGCCTGGCCCGGGGTATGGGAGTTTTGCTATGGgcgaaccaccaccacagcagcagcagcagcagcagcaacagggtAATAATAACGAGAGGAGTAGTTTTCTAACGGGGGGCATGGGGGGTTTGTCGAGACGTATGGGCAGTGGGTttgcgggggcggggggaggggtggcgtTGAAGcagagggggttggcggagCTGGTGGGGATGCCGGACTTTTTTCTGGAGCTGCATACTAAGTTTGTGAAGCTGCTGTTGGAACTGGGGGTTGCGATGGGGACTTAG
- the PRF1 gene encoding peptide chain release factor 1 (COG:O; EggNog:ENOG503NX0J; BUSCO:EOG09264UVA) — MATTSATVKGKGVGPDGKDTNPRGIPYAPFVDKVEDYVSSRSDVEPTLRSFQEMVAKYQFMEQNLQRRVAGLRDKMPDIEKTLETVRFLKLRNEGDDEGEGGEIETTFELNDTLYAKAKIGRTEEVYLWLGANVMLSYPIEEAEELLDGKLEAARRSLGNCEEDLDFLREQITTMEVAVARVYNWDVVQKRKEKEEEEKQGKGKEEGTAGG, encoded by the exons ATGGCTACCACCTCCGCCACGGTGAAAGGGAAAGGCGTAGGCCCAGACGGGAA GGACACCAACCCCCGAGGAATCCCCTACGCGCCCTTTGTCGACAAGGTAGAAGACTACGTCTCCTCCCGTTCAGACGTCGAGCCGACGCTTCGGTCGTTTCAGGAGATGGTAGCAAAGTACCAGTTTATGGAGCAGAACCTGCAGCGGAGggtggcggggttgagggaTAAGATGCCCGACATTGAGAAGACGTTGGAGACGGTGAGGTTTTTGAAGTTGAGGAACGAGGGTGAtgacgagggggaggggggggaaatCGAGACCACGTTTGAGCTGAATGATACGCTTTACGCCAAGGCAAAGATTGGGAGGACGGAGGAGGTGTATTTGTGGCTGGGGGCGAATGTTATGCTGAGTTATCCgattgaggaggcggaggagttgTTGGATGGGAAGTTGGAGGCtgcgaggaggagtttggggaaTTGTGAGGAGGACTTGGATTTCTTGAGGGAGCAGATTACG ACTATGGAGGTTGCGGTGGCTAGGGTTTATAACTGGGATGTGGTGCAGAAacggaaggagaaggaggaggaggagaagcaagggaaagggaaggaggaggggacggcgggggggtga